The Thunnus albacares chromosome 13, fThuAlb1.1, whole genome shotgun sequence genome segment GTTTGAGCCTCTTGAGTCCACTTGAAACTGACTCCAGATCTTGGTCAAACTTCCTGTTACAGCAGAGAAGGAAACACTCAACTCAAACAATCAGCTAATGAAGAATATAAAACTAAAAGGACATCTGGACCAACGAACCCAGCCACagatacagtaccagtcaaaagtttggacacacattcTCATTTAAGGGAATGGGAAGTCTTATCGTGTTTGAATGCAACTGTGTAGATGGTTATGAAGCTCTAAATAATTCAAGACTCACAGCCTCTGGTTCTGTGTGTTGGGGGACGCAAAGGGACTTCGTAATGCAGCCATGCGGACCAGCTGCCTCCTGCCACCTCCTGTTTTCACTCCGCGAACACCAGCCTCAGGTGTCCTTCTCCCTCTAGAGCCTGGGGTACGCCTGGGTGTGGCAGCTGCTTTGGGGGTGCGTCTAGGTGTTGCATTTCGGCCAGGCGTGCATCTTGGTGTGCGAGAAGTTGATGCACCAGCTTCTTCCCCGTCACACGTCCGACCCGGGGTCGCAACCAAACACTCCTCACGTGAAAACTCTCTGGTTCTCTGCAACCTCtggtgagagagaaaaggacaCAAGGGAAGAGAGAACAAATGAGCGTGCTGATTGGTTGATTGTCATACATTTATATGATAAACTCAATTAATAAgggatgtacagtatatgtaggTTTTAGACTGATTGCTAAAATTGTTGATTAATATCTACCTGATACACTCCAGTGATGGAGTTCCGAGCATTGCGGGTAAGTTTGCGGACTGCACTTGGTTTTGGTTGCTCCTTCACGGTCTCCCAAGTCGGATTTTCAGGAAGGGAGTTGGCCTGGACGGAACGGAGAGGGAGACGCTTCCGCAAAGACATTCGCAGAGAGTTGAGTGATGATGAGGAGCGAAGCTTGCGGAAACGATCGGGGGCTTCTGGGGAGCTCTCTGCTTCATCAGACTCATCCAGGACCGTATGTGCCCGCCAGACTCCCACCACAGCTTTACCAACTCCATCCATCACTGAAGACGCCATGCTGACTGAACTGACCTGGACGAGGAGAGTGGAGGGATAACAGAATAAATACAACTGACTATGTATTACAACAGTAATAAATCTTGCTTTTTACAGCAGATTTTAAAGCTAATGTTTCAGGTGCTTTACACAGATTTGAGGAAAATACAAATAGTGCTGAAATAATACATGAATTACTCAGTCTTAATATATGTTGACTATAACTTATGTTTGTATTAACTTAACTTAATATAACTCGATACAATTATGATTCATAATTCATTTATCAAGCATTTATCAAATTTTACAAGTCATTCAACAAGCAAAAATAACTGTTTCCTGCTGTGCAAATATTGggatattttttttgcttttctctgttttatatgattgttaattgaatatctttaggtgTTCATAAATTCAATATAGGACATAATTCAAATGAAATAGgcaaattaaattattactCATAACATTCAATGTAATAATGTAACACTAGTGCTTCACATTAGGGTATTATACAGAACAATTTCCACATATTAAGATGAAAAGGTCGAACTCTTCATAGTCTTGTGCTGATCTAAGTGTAACTTACAtgctgttcatattctgacccttcatAGTATCCTTTCATAATTAACTTAGTCTCTACAGCAAATTCACaaatacctcatcagtcattaataaatgggtgattcACCCTTAATGAAGCTGTCAGGAAGCGTATTGTGTAGGTTTCATgctatttgtttatggagaaaaatacattcacaatcacactatataAAGGTCTGATGTTACTTAAAACAGGCATAATGATTTTATTGAATGTAAagagagcaaaaacattttttaatggtaatttttttttgataagTACAGGTCAAAATTAACCCATAACAACCTCTACATACAAAATGTGTATCAGCAGCacaaagataaataaaagttgaaatatttccatttttttggaTTCTGGGTTACTTTGGAAAAAGTCAAATTTGATCCGAACAGTATGTAAGGCTTAATTTAAGATTATTCACAATAATCGGTTACTGGCCataacaaaaaagtgtaaaatgttGATGAAAAGTGAACAAAAGCCCCAACAATGAAGCAGCAGTTAATCGCGTTGGTGAAAGTATCGTGGCTATTGTTTGATCAGGATTTCTGTCCTTTCTAACAGAAGATGACTCCATCCAAAACACAGCCAGAGGGCCAAACAACAgtgatttatcattttttacGATCAATGTGGACGTTAATGGACTTCAGTTTCACACTCTTTAAGCTGACCCCAACAATGCAACGTCTCCAAGTAACGTTAGTAGCATTAACAATGAAAGGCCTGTGATTATCATTCAGTAACAACAAAGACATCTGGCTAAACGTTAACTACCAGCGAGTTAGCTAGATAAAGTTAATAGTTCACGTTAAATATCTGATAAAAGAAAGATGAGACTAGCTATGCGACCGTTTAATGTAAAGCTCGCTTACCTTAAAAGTATCAATTGTGTGTGAATCGAGTATCTTCTCTTTTTCAGCTGCCTGTTGCTGTTGCTTCTTTTCACCAACCGCTGTTTGAATTTGGCGGTGGACCGCAGCCACAGCGTCACCACGCCCTTCACGCAAAGCCCCCTTGAGTGACGTAATCACGCTGCCCCCGCCCGGCGGTCAGTCGGGAGAGATTAGAGATGCTTAAATGTACccgaaaaaataaaaaaagacactgaaaatgtaataagaaatgataaaaaaccAAGTTAgggaagtgtttttaaaaatatatactcATTATTAATCCAACAAACCAactaaaaggaaaacaaacatgacacCTCTGAATCCTGCGGATTTTGCAAGATATGGCAGACATTTTTACctgtcatagtaggaaaagcacaggtgttactagtGACATTAACATGGCTGTGTTCAGCTGAAGTGCCCTAGTAAATCATGACTGTGAACCTGCATGCACAATAccaactgaagcagctaaatggagtTCAGAcatcattaatttcattatttacacttgtgcttttaCTACTGTGACATGAGAGAAAATGTCTTCCATGAAGAAGGCTATTTTATGAAATTTATAGGCCTATGTGTGACTTTTTTTTGGGATTGATTTCAAACATGTTGTGAGTTAAGGTTTATTTAGAGGAGAGAGATGTGTTATACTTTTATGAACAAAGAAGTTATATTGATATCCAGATGATTgtgaattatatatatatgagtttGTCTGGTTTTCCAACCGTACTCCACTCTTGCATCATTGACTTCAatgtaaaatcattaaaaagagaaagagactgcCATGAGTTTGCATCTTACAGCATTTATAGCTGAGTTTATTGAGAGTTTGCCATAATTTCTTCTTTTGGATAATATTCAAATACTGAGGCCTGCCAGTTTCTcacaatcatatttttttctgtctctatcagtttacaaaaatatatcattatCATTGGGATTGAAGTAAAGTTACCAGCAGATGTCGCTACAGAGCTGCAGGTGAAATGCTTTCAAGCACCAGTGCTTTGCAAACTTTATCATGTCCTTCTGTATTATATTAGATTGTATTATATTGTGGCAACATAGTATAGAAAATCATAATAATTATACTGAAGATTATAAAGGTTTCATGTATCTCATTTTGGTGTTTATGGACTTTAGCAAGCCAATTTTTCCAATTTTTCTTTAACTTTGAATTTATTTGTTCTTCTATTATCTTATACAGCAATCTGTGAGGAGCCTGTGTTGGGAAAACAATTTTAGAAATCTAAATTAGACAAAATTGGCTGCTAGAAAACATGTTTAGCATCAAACAGTGTTAAAAGGGTTCCCAGCATGACAGCACTGCTATGTGATGCAAAGCAAAGCTTCCTATATCATTTTGAGCCATTAAGGAGGataaaaaaggaacattttctcattcagtCATTAGGTAGTGATCACAACTACAGTTTGTCCTCTATTGTCTGAATGTAGACTAAAacaactttgttgtttttttttgttttttgcatatGCTATTTTTGTTCAATTACAA includes the following:
- the LOC122995353 gene encoding uncharacterized protein LOC122995353, whose amino-acid sequence is MASSVMDGVGKAVVGVWRAHTVLDESDEAESSPEAPDRFRKLRSSSSLNSLRMSLRKRLPLRSVQANSLPENPTWETVKEQPKPSAVRKLTRNARNSITGVYQRLQRTREFSREECLVATPGRTCDGEEAGASTSRTPRCTPGRNATPRRTPKAAATPRRTPGSRGRRTPEAGVRGVKTGGGRRQLVRMAALRSPFASPNTQNQRLKFDQDLESVSSGLKRLKHLSRALDGIIGRDNRTGTREHLGGAMMRKLDPSGKLSCSNLSRRAAHVSDTLGGWAHTAVNTIRKPN